CGATCCACGAATTCGTGAAGCACGATCACACAAGTAACCTTCTCCGTTAGGACTTCTGCTCATGACTCGATTGCAACAACAGATCGAAACCGTTCGTCGCCGCCAACAGCGACAGTGGCAGTGGCGTTGCATCAGCGCAGGACTGCTGGTCAGCGGCACCATTGCCTGTCTGATCGGCGTCGCCGGTTTGTTGTCGAGCGAGGGCGTCGCCCGGATTTGGATCGCGACTGCGGTCGCTGCCGGTCCGCTGATGGGATTGATCTATGCATCGGTTTCCGCACGCTCGACGCGGCATGCCGCAGCGGCGATTGACCGTGTTGGGGGCTTGAAGGACCGCACCAAGACCGCGTTGCAATTTGATGGCGTGACGAAAAGTGAATCCGCCTCGGCCCTCCAACGGCTGCAGCTCGCTGACGCCGATGAACATGTATCGCGGATGAAGGCGGAACAAGTCGCTCCGCTCGCTCGTCCTTCCTCGTGGCCCATTGCGATCGCGATTAGCATTGCGGCAATCGTGTTGGCCATTTTCGCCGGGCCCAAAACAAAATTGACGGCCGCAGAAGTCCGCAACGACGTCGTCAGCCAGCAGGCACTGCGTGTTGAACATGACTTGGACGATCTCAAGGAATTGCAAGAAAAATCGGACGACCCCGAGTTGAAGGAATTGGTTTCGGACCTCGAGGCTCTGATCGAACAGCTGAAAGAACCCGGCCTGGATCCAAAGGAGGCCCTCGCGACGTTGTCGGAGATGGAAGCTTCGCTGCAAGAGATGCAGCAGCAGCTGGATGATCCACAAGTCGCAGCGGAACTGCAACAGGTTGGCAGTGCGTTGGCATTGTCCGAGGCTATGGCCAAAGCAGGGCAATCGCTCGCCAAGGGCGAGATGGAAAAAGCTGCTGAGGAGCTGGAGAAGCTAGAAATGCCGGATCTTGATCGCAAAACCGAGAAAGCGATCACCGAAAAACTCGATAAACTTCAACAGGCTGCGGGTGACGGGAATCAAAAGAAATCGGTCGCCGAAGCAGCCAGCAAGATTAGCCAGGGACTCGGCGAAGGCAAACGCGGCAAGTTCAGCGACGGGATGAAAGGCCTCGCTGGTGAGGCACGCAAACAAGCCCGTCGCAAGTTACTTTCGGATATCCTCAAAAAACAATGCAAGTGCTTGAGCGAGTGCAAGTCCGAATGTGAGAGCGAGTGTCGTAGCCAGAGCGAGTCCAACAAAAAAGGTGGTAGTAAAGCCGGCAGCGGCAAAAGCAACAATGAACCGGGGCTCAAGACTGCTCAATTGAAAACCAATCCCCAGATGAACCTGAAGGGCCAGGAATCCTTGCAAGGCGACGTCGATGTCGAGACCGAGTCGAGCGACCCCAATCAGCAGCAAGCTGTCCGCACTTATCGTGAAAAGGCCGATGAATACGAAGCCCTGAGTGAATCGGTGTTAGATTCCGAATCAATCCCCCTGGGACACCGCCAAACGATTCGAAAGTACTTCGAAATGATCCGCCCCACCGGCGCTGAAGTGGACGCGGTCAACGAAAGTATGCAGTAACAATCGCCGGGACGCGTGTACTTCCGAGGCTGGGAATTTCGGAACGCAGGGATTTCCAAGGCGGGGATTTCCAAGGCGGGTATTTCCGAGTCGGGGATTTCCAAGGCGGTTGTATTTTGGAAGGCGGCTCGCGTTTGCCGCCGCGAAAATTGACTAGGATGCAGCTGCAGGCACAGTACTTTGCGGGACTGCGTGGGGATTCGGCCGCGTTCGTGAGCCGCTGCCAGTCACCGGTCTCGCGGTCCTGCCGGGTTTGGTCGGCTCGGTCTCGCCCACTCAAGTGCACACGACCTCTACGGTTAGTGACTCATACGCTTTGAGAAAAAAATTGGGCACGTCGTCATCAGTTTTATTGGCGTAGCCGGCCGCAGAACGCGAAAAAATGTCGCGGTGTGACGCGCAATCAGGAAGGGTAGTTTCACGGGAGACTCTGAATTCGTTACTCTTTAAGACGTTATTCACCGCTTCGTTTTCTCGCTATCGATTTGCATGATGTCTCAACCCGCAGATGCTACCGTCTCGAACGATTCCATCCGTCCTATTCGCAAGTTGTTGGCGGCTAACCGCAGTGAAATTGCGACCCGAGTGTTTCGTTCGGCTACGGAACTGGGCATTCGCACCGTGGCGATTTATTCTCACGAGGACCGCTACGCTCTGCACCGATTCAAGGCTGACGAGGCGTACCAAATCGGGCAACCGGGCGAGCCGATTCGCTCGTATTTGAATATCGACGCGATCGTCGACATTTGCAAGAAACACGACATCGATGCCGTTCACCCCGGGTATGGGTTCCTGTCGGAAAACCCTGATTTTGCCCAGGCACTTGAGGATGCGGGGATTCTGTTCGTCGGACCCAGCGTGCGATCCCTTCGAGACCTGGGTGACAAAACCAGTGCCCGGCATTTGGCGGAAGTAGCTGGGGTGCCCGTCCTCAGTGGTACTGCGGGAGCCGTTGCCTCACTCGACGAAGCAGAGCAGGCCGCAACGAAACTCGGCTATCCAATCATTCTCAAGGCGTCCAAGGGTGGTGGTGGCCGCGGGATGCGCGTCGTGCAAAAACCAGCAGATCTCGCTCCCGCACTCGAAGCGGCCCAGCGAGAAGCCAAAACCGCCTTTGGCAGCGACGAGGTATTTTTAGAAAAGTTTGTCCAGCGTGCACGACATCTCGAAGTCCAGTTGCTCGGCGACCGACACGGTAATCTCGTTCATCTATGGGAGCGGGACTGCAGCGTTCAACGCCGGCATCAGAAAGTCGTCGAGCTCGCTCCGGCGCCGAATCTATCCCCCGAGATGCGGAAAGACCTGTGCGAAGCCGCCCTCAAAATCGGCCGTGCGGTCGGTGGGGGCACGGGGTATGAAAACGCCGGCACGGTGGAATTCTTACTCGATGTCGATGAAAACAAGTTTTATTTCATCGAAGTCAATCCACGGATCCAAGTCGAACACACCGTCACCGAAGAAGTCACGGGCATCGATATCGTCAGCAGCCAAATCATGATCGCGCAAGGCAGACGGCTTGGCAGTGATGAGGTTGGGCTGGGATCGCAGGACGCGATTCGGACCAATGGCTTTGCAATGCAGTGCCGCGTGACCACGGAAGACCCGGCCGCAGAATTTCGGCCGGACTACGGCCGGATCAGTCACTATCGGTCGGCCGCGGGACTGGGAATCCGACTCGATGCTGGGAGTGCTTACAGCGGCGCCGTTGTGAATCCCTTTTACGATTCCATGTTGGTGAAAGTTACCGCCCGCGCCCCAACGCTCGCCGCCGCTGCCTCACGGATGGATCGTGTGCTGCAGGAGTTCCGAGTTCGCGGAGTGAAGACCAACATTCCTTTCCTACTCAAATTGGTCAATCATCCAACATTTCTCGCCGGTGAAGCGACGACTCGGTTGATTGACACCACGCCCGAACTGTTCCGTTTACCCCGTCGCCGCGACCGGGCGACGAAGCTATTGACGTTCCTGGCCGAAACGATTGTCAACGGCAACCCACTCGTGGCCGGACGCCCCGTCGCCGTACGTACCGAGCCGGCACCGATCCCCGAGTATCCGCAGCGGTCCAAGCCGCCACGTGGTACCGCCGATATCTTCCGTGAAGAGGGAATCGATGGTCTGACCCGCTGGATCGGCCAACAAAAAGGCCTGCTGATCACGGACACGACGATGCGCGACGCTCATCAATCGCTGCTCGCCACCCGGGTCCGTAGTTATGACATGCTGCAGATTGGTCCCGCATACGCCCATCTGGCCCCGGAGTTGTTCTCACTCGAAATGTGGGGTGGGGCAACGTTTGACACCAGCATGCGATTTCTCAACGAATCACCTTGGCAGCGGCTGGCCGATCTCCGCGCCACCGTCCCGAATATTCTGACCCAGATGCTGCTGCGGGCCAGTAACGCGGTCGGCTATACGAACTATCCCGATAACGTCGTCCGCGCATTCGTGCACGAGGCCGTCCAAGCGGGCATGGATATCTTCCGCGTATTCGATGCGTTGAACTGGGAAGAGAACATGCGCGTGGCGATGGATGCTGTTCTCGCCGAAGGCGGGATTTGCGAGGCATCGATCTGCTACACAGGGGATTTGCAGAACCCGGGCCGTACGAAATATGACCTCAAGTACTACGTCGACTTAGCTAAGAAGCTCGAAGCGGGTGGCGCCCACCTGCTCGCCATCAAAGACATGGCGGGACTGCTCAAGCCGGCCGCTGCGGTAACGTTGATGCGGGCCTTGCGTGAAGAAATCGGCATCCCGATCCACCTGCACACCCACGACACTGCCGGGATTCAAGCGTCAACACTATTGGCCGCCGCTAGTGAAGGACTCCAGATCGCCGACGCGGCATTGGCGCCAATGTCTGGTGGCACCAGCCAAGTGAATCTGAATACGCTCGTCGAAGCGCTTCGTTTTACCGAGCGAGAATCGGTACTGAGCACGAACGCACTAACAGACTTGGCCACCTACTGGCAAGCAGCACGTGAGTTCTATCGACCATTTGAAAGTGACGTGCTGCCAGCAACTGGCGATTTGTACGACCACGAAATGCCCGGCGGTCAGTACACCAACCTCTTCCAACAAGCCCGCGCGCTCGGTCTGGCGGATCGCTGGTCGGGGGTGTGCCGCGCTTACGCGGACGTCAATCGCTTGTTCGGCGACATTGTCAAAGTCACGCCAACGAGCAAGGCGGTCGGTGATATGGCGCTGTTTTTAGTTGCCAATGAAATGTCCGCTGATGAAGTCCTGACCTCCAACAAGCAGCACGCATACCCCGCGAGCGTGCTCGACCTGATCGGTGGTCGGATGGGGCAACCACCAGGCGGTTTTCCCACGGAAGTCACGAAGGTCATCTTAGCCGGCGAAGCTCCATTGACCGAGCGTCCGGGTGCCACCATGCCCGCTGCCGATCTGGATGCCGCTCGCGCCACCGCCGCAGAGATGACTAAGGAAAAACCGAGTGACCGGGATGCCGTGACGTACCTGCTTTATCCCAAGGTATTCAAAGAGTTCGCCGCACATCGCGAAAAATTCGGCGATGTCGCTATTCTGCCAACGCCTAACTTCTTGTATGGCCAAGAACCTGGCGACGAGATCGCCGTCGATATCGAGCCTGGCAAACGCTTGATTGTCAAGTTCCTCGCCGTCGGCCAACCGCATCCTGACGGCAGCCGCACTGTGTTCTTTGAACTTAACGGTCAGCCGCGAGAAGTCGCTGTCGTCGATCGATCGCTGGACGTCCAAGTGAAAGCAGCCATTCAAGCGGATGCCGATGATCCAACACACATCGCTGCGTCCATGCCCGGGATGGTGATCACCGTCGCCGTTGCCGTGGGAGATAAGGTCAAAGCAGGACAGAAACTCTTTGTTCTCGAGGCGATGAAGATGGAAACCACCATCAATGCATCGCTCGACGGGACCGTGGAAACGATCCATACGCCCGCGGGAACGCAGGTCGAAGCTGGTAACCTGTTGGCGATTGTCAAATAGGTAAATGGGGTATCATCGTCGTGGCGTCGAAGCCGAAGCTAACGACGTATGGCATTCCTCACCTTTTGCGGTGCGAGAACGCGTCCTCCCGACTGTCGATCCAATCGACTTTGATGACGCGGTTCCGAGTCCTCGCTCCGGAAGATGTCAGTGTTAAGGCGTTCGCGCCTCGCCTGGCACGTACGGATTTCTCTGAGAGTAACC
This genomic window from Allorhodopirellula heiligendammensis contains:
- a CDS encoding pyruvate carboxylase is translated as MMSQPADATVSNDSIRPIRKLLAANRSEIATRVFRSATELGIRTVAIYSHEDRYALHRFKADEAYQIGQPGEPIRSYLNIDAIVDICKKHDIDAVHPGYGFLSENPDFAQALEDAGILFVGPSVRSLRDLGDKTSARHLAEVAGVPVLSGTAGAVASLDEAEQAATKLGYPIILKASKGGGGRGMRVVQKPADLAPALEAAQREAKTAFGSDEVFLEKFVQRARHLEVQLLGDRHGNLVHLWERDCSVQRRHQKVVELAPAPNLSPEMRKDLCEAALKIGRAVGGGTGYENAGTVEFLLDVDENKFYFIEVNPRIQVEHTVTEEVTGIDIVSSQIMIAQGRRLGSDEVGLGSQDAIRTNGFAMQCRVTTEDPAAEFRPDYGRISHYRSAAGLGIRLDAGSAYSGAVVNPFYDSMLVKVTARAPTLAAAASRMDRVLQEFRVRGVKTNIPFLLKLVNHPTFLAGEATTRLIDTTPELFRLPRRRDRATKLLTFLAETIVNGNPLVAGRPVAVRTEPAPIPEYPQRSKPPRGTADIFREEGIDGLTRWIGQQKGLLITDTTMRDAHQSLLATRVRSYDMLQIGPAYAHLAPELFSLEMWGGATFDTSMRFLNESPWQRLADLRATVPNILTQMLLRASNAVGYTNYPDNVVRAFVHEAVQAGMDIFRVFDALNWEENMRVAMDAVLAEGGICEASICYTGDLQNPGRTKYDLKYYVDLAKKLEAGGAHLLAIKDMAGLLKPAAAVTLMRALREEIGIPIHLHTHDTAGIQASTLLAAASEGLQIADAALAPMSGGTSQVNLNTLVEALRFTERESVLSTNALTDLATYWQAAREFYRPFESDVLPATGDLYDHEMPGGQYTNLFQQARALGLADRWSGVCRAYADVNRLFGDIVKVTPTSKAVGDMALFLVANEMSADEVLTSNKQHAYPASVLDLIGGRMGQPPGGFPTEVTKVILAGEAPLTERPGATMPAADLDAARATAAEMTKEKPSDRDAVTYLLYPKVFKEFAAHREKFGDVAILPTPNFLYGQEPGDEIAVDIEPGKRLIVKFLAVGQPHPDGSRTVFFELNGQPREVAVVDRSLDVQVKAAIQADADDPTHIAASMPGMVITVAVAVGDKVKAGQKLFVLEAMKMETTINASLDGTVETIHTPAGTQVEAGNLLAIVK